The Nodosilinea sp. PGN35 genome has a window encoding:
- a CDS encoding S-layer family protein, with the protein FTLTATNTGGTGTTGTGTIVDDGTGVKFPGTVTGGVPDTATTNLDDDRPLTVSSPTVNEASPYAIFSVGGAANQQITLSLADGTAIGADYGPALQYWDGTTWVNYTANALVSIPAGGTLLVRTTIVNDGVYEGAETFTLTATNTGGTGGTGTGTIVDDGTGVKYTGVVTGGVPDTVTTNLDDDRPLTVSSPTVNEASPYVVFTVGGAANQQITLSLADGTATGADYGPGLQYWDGTDWVNYTANALVSIPAGGMLLVRTTIVNDGVFEGSETFTLTATNTGGTGTTGTGTIVDDGTGLKFPGTVTGGIPDTASTNLDDDRLLAVSSPTVNEASPYAVFTVGGAANQQITLSLADGTATGADYGPALQYWDGTDWVNYTANALVALSAGGSLLVRTTIVNDGVYEGAETFTLTATNTGGTGTNGTGTIVDDGTGVKYPGTVTGGTPDTATTNLDDDRPLTVTSPTVNEASPYAVFTVGGAANQQITLSLADGTATGADYGPALQYWDGTNWVNYTTNALVGIPAGGTLLVRTTIVNDGMYEGAETFTLTATNTGGTGTTGTGTVVDDGTGTKFPGTVTGSIPDTITTNLDDDRPLTVSSPMVNEASPYAVFTVGGAANQQVTLSLADGTATGADYGPGLQYWDGTDWVNYTANALVSIPAGGTLLVRTSIVNDGVYEGAETFTLTATNTGGTGTTGTGTIVDDGTGVKFPGTVSGGIPDTVATNLDDDRPLTVTSPTVNEASPYAVFTVGGAASQQVTLSLADGTATGADYGPGLQYWDGTDWVNYTANALVSIPAGGTLLVRTTITNDGVYEGAETFSLTATNTGGTGTTGTGTIVDDGTGVKFPGTVIGGIPDTATTNLDDDRSLTVTSPTVTEGVDSFALFTVAGVAGQTIALDTAGSGVNPATKETNAVLNDGEDFGNGGLEYSLDGGATWLLYAGGNVTIPAGGIVQVRTGITADTLAETAETFALTATYTSGGTKNAVGVGTIQDGSGTTVATDDTNAISEDAIAPVAGNLLLNDTDTNSASLSVVAVQRGGTTATDPTQPLVGSYGSLTWASDGTYSYSLDNTNPAVQAITVNQSLSEVFTYTVSNGTGGSDIATLTITINGTNDAPVLDLDSTQPGTGYGAVYDPAAGAKAIAPATLTILDIDDSTLASVTFTLFNRLNGSDERLVVGALPGGITASAYDPTTGSLTLTGLASLSDYQTAIAAVAYENTALFPNRQHRTVDITLSDGKDSSNTATTLVQWAGDGVNGTNGNDIIYGVNPDGSISGLSNPDIFYGYGGDDIITGGSDTDVIYGGDGNDMISAGGGNDSIYGEAGSDVINGGSGNDYLDGGDGDDIISGGSGNDWLLGGAGDDVLSGGSGNDVLIGGPGNDLLIGGIGNDTFKYQALTDGFDTIRDFEIVGDRIDLSAMGGLGWSNVQLQQSGLNTLLSVNVGGQTHALATLLDVNAHTITRQHFVFTA; encoded by the coding sequence CGTTCACCCTAACGGCAACGAATACCGGTGGTACTGGCACGACCGGTACCGGCACCATTGTCGATGACGGTACGGGCGTTAAATTCCCCGGCACCGTGACTGGTGGTGTTCCTGATACCGCCACCACCAATCTGGACGATGACCGTCCGCTGACAGTGAGCAGCCCGACGGTCAATGAAGCTTCGCCCTATGCGATCTTCTCTGTGGGTGGAGCGGCTAATCAGCAAATCACCCTTAGCTTGGCCGATGGCACTGCGATCGGAGCCGACTATGGCCCTGCGCTTCAGTACTGGGACGGCACCACCTGGGTAAACTACACTGCCAATGCGCTAGTGAGTATACCTGCGGGGGGAACGCTTCTAGTCCGCACCACCATCGTTAACGATGGTGTGTACGAAGGGGCAGAGACGTTCACCCTAACGGCAACGAATACCGGTGGTACCGGTGGTACCGGTACCGGCACCATCGTCGATGACGGTACGGGCGTTAAGTACACCGGCGTTGTAACTGGTGGTGTTCCTGACACCGTAACGACCAATCTGGATGATGACCGCCCGCTGACGGTGAGCAGCCCCACGGTTAACGAAGCTTCGCCCTATGTGGTCTTCACTGTGGGGGGTGCAGCGAATCAGCAAATCACCCTTAGCCTGGCTGATGGTACTGCCACTGGAGCTGACTACGGCCCTGGCCTTCAGTACTGGGACGGCACCGACTGGGTGAACTACACCGCCAATGCGCTAGTGAGTATACCTGCGGGGGGAATGCTTCTAGTCCGCACCACCATCGTCAACGATGGCGTGTTTGAAGGTTCTGAAACCTTCACGTTGACGGCTACCAATACTGGCGGCACTGGCACGACTGGTACCGGCACCATTGTTGATGACGGGACGGGACTCAAATTCCCTGGCACGGTGACCGGTGGCATCCCTGACACCGCCAGCACCAATCTGGATGATGACCGTTTGTTGGCGGTGAGCAGCCCCACGGTCAATGAAGCTTCACCCTACGCGGTATTTACCGTGGGTGGAGCGGCTAACCAACAGATCACCCTTAGCCTTGCTGATGGCACTGCCACTGGAGCGGATTATGGCCCTGCACTTCAGTATTGGGATGGCACTGACTGGGTGAACTACACTGCCAACGCACTAGTCGCCCTTTCTGCGGGCGGCAGTCTTTTGGTACGCACCACCATCGTCAACGATGGCGTGTACGAAGGGGCAGAGACGTTCACTCTAACGGCAACAAATACCGGCGGTACTGGTACCAACGGTACAGGCACCATCGTCGATGACGGCACGGGCGTTAAGTATCCCGGCACTGTGACCGGTGGTACTCCCGATACCGCAACGACCAACTTGGACGATGACCGCCCGCTGACGGTTACGAGTCCCACGGTCAATGAAGCTTCGCCCTACGCGGTCTTTACCGTGGGGGGAGCGGCTAACCAACAGATCACCCTTAGCTTGGCTGATGGTACTGCTACTGGAGCCGACTACGGCCCTGCGCTTCAGTACTGGGATGGCACGAACTGGGTGAATTACACCACCAACGCGCTAGTGGGCATCCCTGCTGGTGGCACGCTCTTGGTACGCACCACTATCGTTAACGATGGGATGTACGAAGGTGCCGAGACTTTCACACTGACGGCCACCAATACTGGCGGCACGGGCACGACTGGTACCGGCACCGTTGTTGACGATGGCACCGGCACCAAATTCCCTGGCACCGTGACGGGCAGCATTCCTGACACCATAACGACCAATCTGGATGATGACCGCCCGCTGACGGTGAGCAGCCCTATGGTCAACGAAGCTTCGCCCTATGCGGTCTTTACTGTGGGTGGAGCGGCTAACCAGCAGGTCACTCTTAGCCTTGCTGATGGTACTGCCACTGGGGCTGACTATGGCCCTGGCCTTCAGTACTGGGACGGCACCGACTGGGTGAACTACACTGCCAACGCGCTAGTGAGTATCCCCGCAGGCGGTACCTTGCTGGTACGTACCTCCATCGTCAACGACGGGGTGTATGAAGGTGCTGAAACCTTCACTTTGACGGCTACCAATACTGGCGGTACTGGTACGACTGGTACCGGCACCATCGTCGATGACGGCACTGGGGTCAAATTCCCTGGCACCGTGAGCGGTGGTATTCCCGATACCGTAGCTACCAATCTGGACGATGATCGCCCGCTGACGGTCACGAGCCCCACGGTGAATGAAGCATCGCCCTACGCGGTCTTTACCGTGGGTGGGGCGGCTAGTCAGCAAGTTACTCTTAGCCTGGCCGATGGCACTGCTACTGGAGCCGACTACGGCCCTGGCCTCCAGTACTGGGATGGTACTGACTGGGTCAACTACACCGCCAACGCGCTAGTGAGTATCCCTGCGGGGGGCACCTTGCTGGTACGCACTACCATTACGAATGATGGGGTGTACGAAGGGGCAGAGACGTTTAGCCTAACGGCAACGAATACAGGTGGCACTGGCACGACCGGTACTGGCACCATCGTCGATGATGGGACAGGCGTTAAATTCCCTGGCACTGTGATTGGTGGCATCCCTGATACTGCTACCACCAATCTGGACGATGACCGATCGCTGACGGTCACGAGCCCCACCGTTACGGAAGGCGTAGATAGCTTTGCCCTCTTTACGGTGGCTGGGGTGGCTGGGCAGACTATAGCTTTAGATACCGCAGGTTCGGGGGTGAACCCGGCCACGAAAGAGACCAATGCGGTGCTCAACGATGGCGAAGACTTTGGCAATGGCGGTTTGGAATATTCCTTGGATGGGGGTGCAACTTGGCTGCTGTATGCCGGGGGCAATGTCACCATCCCTGCCGGGGGTATTGTGCAGGTGCGTACTGGCATTACCGCTGACACTCTGGCTGAAACTGCTGAAACATTTGCGCTGACGGCAACCTACACCAGCGGCGGCACGAAAAACGCCGTCGGTGTTGGGACTATTCAAGACGGCAGTGGGACGACGGTGGCGACAGACGATACCAATGCCATTAGCGAAGATGCGATCGCCCCAGTTGCTGGCAACCTGCTGCTGAACGATACCGACACCAACAGCGCCAGTCTCAGCGTGGTTGCCGTTCAGCGAGGGGGCACGACGGCTACCGACCCGACCCAGCCCCTGGTGGGCAGCTACGGCAGTCTCACCTGGGCGAGCGATGGCACCTATAGCTACAGCCTCGACAATACCAACCCGGCGGTGCAGGCGATTACGGTAAATCAAAGCTTGAGTGAGGTCTTTACCTACACCGTCAGCAATGGCACTGGCGGCAGCGATATCGCTACTTTAACCATCACCATCAACGGCACCAACGATGCGCCCGTGCTGGATTTGGATAGCACCCAGCCAGGGACAGGCTATGGGGCGGTCTATGACCCGGCGGCTGGGGCGAAGGCGATCGCCCCAGCCACCCTGACCATTCTCGACATCGATGACTCCACCCTGGCCTCGGTTACCTTTACCCTGTTCAACCGGTTGAACGGTAGCGACGAACGGCTGGTGGTGGGGGCGCTGCCCGGCGGCATTACCGCCAGTGCCTACGACCCGACAACCGGCAGCCTGACCCTGACGGGGCTGGCGTCGCTCAGTGATTACCAAACTGCGATCGCCGCCGTTGCCTACGAAAACACCGCCCTTTTCCCCAACCGGCAGCACCGCACCGTTGACATTACCCTCAGCGACGGCAAAGACAGCAGCAACACCGCCACCACCCTGGTGCAGTGGGCGGGGGACGGCGTCAACGGCACCAACGGCAACGACATCATCTACGGCGTCAACCCCGACGGCAGCATCAGCGGCCTCAGTAACCCCGATATTTTCTACGGCTACGGCGGCGACGACATTATTACCGGCGGCAGCGACACCGACGTCATCTACGGTGGTGACGGCAACGACATGATCAGCGCGGGCGGCGGCAACGACTCGATCTACGGCGAAGCGGGCAGCGATGTGATCAACGGCGGCAGCGGCAACGACTACCTCGACGGCGGTGACGGCGACGACATAATCAGCGGCGGCAGCGGCAACGACTGGCTACTGGGCGGTGCTGGCGACGATGTGCTCAGCGGCGGCAGCGGCAACGATGTGCTGATCGGCGGCCCCGGCAATGACCTGCTGATAGGCGGCATTGGCAACGACACCTTTAAGTACCAGGCCCTAACCGACGGTTTTGACACCATTCGGGACTTTGAGATTGTGGGCGATCGCATCGATCTCAGCGCCATGGGCGGCCTGGGCTGGAGCAATGTGCAGCTCCAGCAGAGTGGCCTAAACACGCTGCTTTCGGTCAACGTGGGCGGTCAAACCCACGCCCTGGCCACCCTGCTGGATGTCAACGCCCACACCATCACCCGCCAGCATTTTGTGTTTACGGCCTAG